Part of the Polyodon spathula isolate WHYD16114869_AA chromosome 30, ASM1765450v1, whole genome shotgun sequence genome, ATATGCAGCTTATTAGATAACAAAGTAACTGCATAATAACTAACAAAGCTTAGACAGGTTGTTTTATAAtactacattattaaaaaaaaaatactgatgaaTATAGTATTCATACTTGCAACAAGGTTGgatgtaaatatgcataataataataataataataataatacaatttattcaGGTTCTATTCACAAATTCCAAATAATCAGTATGCTactgtgaaaatgaaaatggTGTAGGTTTCATTGCACGATTTTGAGAAACTGCTGAAGAAAgggttattttgaatataaaatgGTTCATTATTGAAAGACTAACAGCATGAGATAATTACTTTCTGTATATCCCATTTCACAATTCTGCATGCAATTTTTTCCCAGATTATCTACAAAGCcgtgttaataataatacaaaacaaaatcgaAATTTAATGAAAATTTCACACCAATACTGAAACTGAATTCGCTAACTACAAAGAACTGTGATTCTTCCTTGTATTATGCAAACACAAAAGCATGGGTTACTGAAGTAGGGTTATAGAATTGGGACTACAGGTTAATAATTTAAATAGCATTGTGTTTAAGAATAATGTGGTTCATCATGTGTTAAAAACCTAGAAAGCCAGAAAAGGTTATCAGTCATCTTAAACATTCACACAGACCAATCATAATGTTTTCcccattttattaaatgtacaaCTAATTGGCATGTGGACAGACATGCCATGGATCCTGGAAAAGAAGTATATTGATTGTATGGACTCCTTCCCCTTCAAAAGGTCAGCATATATGGCTGAACTCTGACCTGCCAGCGTCCGTTTTCTCAGTTTATTTGTGCTATTAACTCTTCGAGTTCTGGACGAGCCTTGAACCGGGCATAGAAATCAGCCTCAGTGTGctggagaaataaataaaaataaataaataaataaataaaaataaaaatcgcaTTATATAACAGCATAACCCCATGATTCAGAAGGCACTGCATTTGAGATTATGCTTTACATGTTCAAATGCTGAGGTGGCAGTAAATACGCTGTTTttatcattgtatctgttttTGTAAGTACTTGCCACTGATTTGGGAGGCGCAGTGGCATGACAGTATTATGAATTAGTAAGCTGTTGTTGATAAAGACACTGTGTGGATTTTAGAGCAACCAGAATGTGCATTAGGGCTGTGCAAAAACAGAACTGCCTTTAAAAATAACAGGCTGATTACAACATCATGGCGTAATTTATTAGGCAATAGCAACACATGGGTTTTTATCACAGACCCTGGCTGAGAATGGCTATGAAGAACTGAACACCCTTCCTTGACATTATTACAGATGCTGGCCATCATTTATTAACTCTCCAGTGGCAGATTTTAAGACTTCAGTTCCACTGCAACAGTATAACTAAGACTAGAACATACTGAAATTGATTTAATAGAAATGTATTACTGAACAACAGTCCTCTAGGAATGTGAAAAAGGTCTGGCTTTGCACCTATCATAGCGTGTCAAATACGGGAATTGGCAATGGCTATACATATACCACAAGGACATTTCAACTAGGTAATAAAGTCAATACAAGGCAAGGGTGTGTTGTTTAAAGTTAAGTCCATTATGGCTGGTATAGAATACAAGGTGAAGTAACTAatggatattattttatataaaacgtTATCATTCAAAAACACATGGCAGAGACGAAAGGTCAATATTACATGCAGCTGAAGAATATGCTATAGCCACACAATTTCAAAAAGGAACCACAGAAAGAGATCAGGCTGTTCAGTACGCCATTAATGAATCACTGACATGTGGCTTTCTGTTAATGGGTGTAGCTTTACAAAACCAAAGTACACATGACTATCAGATCCCTTACCTCCTTTATAGAGAGCTGCACTCCCTCTGGTTGATTTCTCAGAAGGACCTCCAGAAAGATCGGAGCCAGAGTAGAACTTAAACCACTCAGCTGTAAGAATTAAACAGAAAGAACTGGTTGCAAAGCACAATGCTTGTTTATGTCTTAAGCAATGATGAAGTGACTAATTTAATAGAAAGAAgcctacaaaaaagaaacatctcTTATTTCAGTTTGCTGGAATCCCTGGAAAGAAGCGATTGCTTTGCATGTGTGTAGATTACCCAGCAGCAGTGCACTCCCAAGTTGACATGTTTACAACCTCCTACAGCACGGCTCCCGACTGACGAGATGTAGCGTGGTGTACACAGGCTGGCATCGCATTCTCTCAAAGAGAATTGGGTTTCGCTCGAATACTGGAGGCTTTAGGATTATGTTCATAAGCGACATACCAACATATCATAACACaagcaagaacaagaacaagTCAAACCTAGTTTCCCACATTGTTCCTTTCTAATTAAGAACAAACTCTGAAGTCTGCTAGCAACCACATTATACACTACTGACAATACATACTAATCACTCTGAAAATGCTACTGATCGCCCCTACAGATAACTCTTGAAGAGCTATTCTATCTATTCTCTATTGAAAATGCACTGATCAATGCATTGTCAGATGCCCCTACAAATGAAACTGTCAAAATGCTCTCTGCAGATGCAACTATAGGTAGCTGCCTACCTCTGAACAACAGGAGTCTACTTCTTCTGCAGTGGGAACGGGTTAATTAAAAATCAACAGATCAATGTTATTATGCAGCTCATACTGTGCACCCCCTGTTACACCATTAAGATTATAATCAAATTAAGCGTCAACAGAACCTGTAACCTCATCCTTTCTGAATGCATAAAAGACTGATCTtgagtacatactgtatacagaaaCAGGTGCAATGCTACGCATACAATCTGAGGCTGTCTCTCACATTACTGATTAGTTTATCATGTAGGCTAAATGGAATCCCTGATATACattctataatatataaagaCTGCTTCTCTGTTGCAAATCTGTTTCATTCTGGAAGCGACAGACCGCTGATCTAGTTTTGATAAAGAAAAAACAGATGCATGTAGCAGCTTTTAAATGTGCACTactttttgtaaaaggaaaataaaacaaatctgataACAAACTTGCAGGGATAAAGTAAGGATCCAACTGAACATTAAGTTGTCACAAGTTTTGAAATGGTGTTAATTCCTCCTTTATCAGGAGCAGCAGCACATGTGGTGCATACAGCTACATACTGAAGTGCTGGATAGCTTGTAAGGAAAGAGCTATTTCCTTATCTCTGAGATGAGGAGGGATGTTCATGTTGGCCTTCAGTGGCATGTCGACTGACTAAACATATTGATTTAAGGAAGCTAGTACTTTAACGCCGCCTTCACCAGGACAGTTTAGCTAATTAATCTAACAGTGATAAATGAACTTTAAAAAAGCTGCCTGTATGGTCTTCCTTTTGCAGCGTTGTGTTGATCCAGTGCTACATGATGCAGTCTCAGCAGTCAGTTGGTATCCATGCACTTCTTGCTGGTTAGTACACTAGCATTTCACTTGACTGTTTTACCTGCACAATTCTTCCATGTGTGCTGAGAACAGCATCGGCAAACATCTTGGTGCCCTGTTCTTGCAGCAGCATTACTTCAGTGCATTTTGTTGGTAATGCATAGCTGTGAACAAAATGTCCGGAGAGACAATGTATTATGGCAGATCACACTAGGCAACTTAAGTCTATTATTTGTCCAAATCTCACTGGCTTAAAGCTATTTTTTGTAATCCCTGCTGGAAATACAGGGATAtcacaaataataaatgtagaATGGGGACTAAAATACTCTgttctatgaaaaagacctaggagtttttgttgactcagaaatgtcttcatctagacaatgtggggaagctataaaaaaaaggctaacaagatgctcggatatattgtgaaaagtgttgaatttaaatcaagggaagtaatgttaaaactgtacaatgcactagtaagacctcatcttgaatattgtgtgcagttctggtcacctcgctataaaaaagatattgctgctctagaaagagtgcaaagaagagcgaccagaattattccgggcttaaaaggcatgtcacatgcagacaggctaaaagaattgaatctgttcagtcttgaacaaagaagactacgtggcgacctaattcaagcattcaaaattctaaaaggtattgacagtgtcgacccaagggactttttcagcctgaaaaaagaaacaaggaccaggggtcacaaatggagtttagaaaaaggggcattcagaacagaaaataggagacacttttttacacagagaattgtgagggtctggaatcaactccccagtaatgttgttgaagctgacaccctgggatccttcaagaagctgcttgatgagattttgggatcaataagctactaacaaccaaacgagcaagatgggccgaatggcctcctctcgtttgtaaactttcttatgttcttatgttcttatgtatttaaaaaagtgcTGTATTACCTTTCATCCACTTTAATCTTGAGCCGGTTACAGAGGTTATGAACATACTGAGAGTAATGCTCAACAATGGTCATGTCATGTCCGGACACTTGCACATTCAGCACTCCATACTCCATGTCTGTTCCAGTTTTGATTGCCTTCACCTGGagcttttctttcttctttttgggCTACACAGAAAAGTGGGTTTGTGGGATAGTTCacataatcacttttttttttttttttttttaatggtatctgAGTGTCCTGTTTAAGCATCCAGTTGTATTTAGCAGCAACAGTTCAACCCTGGCTTaaaacttgctgtttttttttttttgttgttgtcgtaCCTTTCCagtgtttttaagttttttactGAGCTGACCCTAGCAAACATTCCAAAAGATGTTTCTTGGACCAGAAACATCATCCAAGAACATTTATGctcaataaatattttataacagtTTATTAGCTGCCAAGTGATTAAACATGGTGTATATTTGAAAgtatttactgttcttttttaaaaaaacctaggagtttttgttgactcagaaatgtcttcatctaggcaatgtggggaagctataaaaaaggctaacaagatactcggatacattgtgaaaagtgttgaatttaaatcaagggaagtaatgttaaaactgtacaatgcacttgtaagacctcatcttgaatattgtgtgcagttctggtcacctcgctataaaaaagatattgctgctctagaaagagtgcaaagaagagcgaccagaattattccgggcttaaaaggcatgtcatatgcagacaggctaaaagaattgaatctgttcagtcttgaacaaagaagactacgtggcgacctaattcaagcattcaaaattctaaaaggtattgacagtgtcgacgcaagggactttttcagcctgaaaaaagaaacaaggaccaggggtcacaaatggagtttagaaaaaggggcattcagaacagaaaataggagacacttttttacacagagaattgtgagggtctggaatcaactccccagtaatgttgttgaagctgacaccctgggatccttcaagaagctgcttgatgagattttgggatcaataagctactaacaaccaaacgagcaagatgggccgaatggcctcctctcgtttgtaaactttcttatgttcttatagctcTGTTCTGAAAGGCTGCGATACAGAATGCCAGAAATACAAATATGCTGTTTGCTTACCACTTCTTTGGGCAGCAGGTACTTATACCTGCCAATACCATGGGTTGGCATGGACCGGTATTGCCTCTCGCTGCTCTGTAAGACACATCCTATGGAAAAGCAAAATAGAAGCAGTTCGTTTTTATCTTCTGTAGTGCATACTGTAATAAAACCCACTAGTGACAATAGATGACATCCTACTAAAGTAATACTTCAACTACTTGGATATTACTCAAGGACCACAGGTGTTCATCTGACTGATTTAGTTTCAGATGCAAATTTATGTAAAAGTACCATAaccaaaaaaatggaaaaaaaaacccagtagtAAATCTTATCACAGGCAATGTgtgacatacaaaaaaataaaaaaataaaaataaagccttaCCTATAACTGGACGAGGGTTTGAAACTGCTAgcctaaaacacaaacaataaaaagaaaagttaatacATTAACAGTTAAGAAGAACAATGCGGTGTTGCAGGGATGGCAATGAGATTTGTATTGCAGAGCAGACTCACCCGCTCCAGGTTTTTATACAAGCTTGATTAGAACAGCGTATTGGTAACAAGCTCtggtgagtcttattaaactcctagtaaaaccaggaatggagcaaactgctatgcaatggcagaCACATTCCAATCCCTGTACTGTAAATGAAACAAAGCATGACTCCCTGTAGCTGGACACTAGTACCCTTGTGGATTTTAGCCAATGTCcaacaatgaaaacatgttttagaatAACAAACACAATGATTTTCATGTCAAACCTTGAATGCAGAAATCCGATAACACACATATACAAacttaaaaacaactttaaaaagcaGAAGCTATATACAAATGAGGCTTTTTTACTTTAGCAGTCCACTGAACTCACCTAAACACAGAGACAGCCTGCTGTAACACCTTTTCGTTTCTTACAAACAACGCCTGTAAAACAAATGTGAGAGTACTTGTGTAAAACGATCTCAGGATGAATAATGAATGAGATATACGTTGACACGATGGCTGTTTTGGACTGTATCTTTATGTAATACTGAGGTAACACCGTACTGTTGCTCCCCGAAAACACAGCATTTTTAACACAGACATGTTTTCACTGACAAAAATATTACCGTTTTCATACAATATAACCAATAATACAACAAGCATAAACGTGAAGCACAAACACACCTTCCAACGTGACCTTGTTCAGATCATACGTAATGGACAAATTATGAAGTATTTGTTAAAACTCCTACAACATTGTTGTTACCTTTGTCAGTAGGGGGGTCATCTTTCAAAAATCCTTCAAGatattactggaaaaaaaaaaacagacattaaatGTTAAACGACATCATACACTATTCTATCATGTCCGCCTGCAAAAACAGAACGTCTGCAACGAGCGTCCAGGAGATTCAGTTCCGTCCTCCACAACCTGGCCAGACTACCACTTCTGGACAGGCCAGggacttaaaaacaaacacacaacattcaTAAGATTGGtcagattatttgttttttataggaCACTTTGGGTGTTTCCTCTAGTCtttaatgaaaagtaaaacagattttaattaaaGACTGACGATGAGAATGCACACAGCCAGTGCTTTGCTGTATACTTTCATGAGCATCCTTTATACAAGATTCTAATCGCAGCAGTGTAGTAagtatacaaaaataacagtaaagtCATTTCAAGTACAGGCAGGCAAGGTAAATGCACCactttttgtgaaaggaaaataaaacaaggttAATAACAAAAAACTCACAGGGATAATGTAATGTAAGGATTCGACTGAATATTTAAGTTATTTGTCACAAGTTTCGAAACAGTCTGATATCCACCTCACAATAAAGGCGTTAATTTCTACCTTATCAGGTGTAGCAGCAGCACATGTGAGGGTTGAAGGTAAAAGTATACGCAGAGTATAAACATTGTTTGCTATGCAAGCGCCTCTTGTGGTAAACTTCTGTAAGGACTAAAGCATCTCAAACATTTGCTATTGCATGTAGCTTCTTGTGCAGCTGAAGGTTAATCACAGCCTATCGGTGAATTATTTCACTGTTTCGTGGAAAGTGGGATTTGCTATTATTCATACAATGATCGCAAGTCACTGTAGACACTTTCATAGAAAAATAGCAATCAGTCGGGTCAaggaaatgtatttgttaaccATTAAGAATGGTTAAGGGCGGGGCACCGACCTTTGAAGTGAATCTGAGGCCAGGCGGCATGCTCCAGAATTACATACAAAGCAAGGCACTCCGCGGCTCGCCTCCCTCAGGGCAGTGCACTGTAATGGCAGGTCTGTACTAGCAAACCACAGCAGGTCAGAGGAGATGCCAGACTGTCTAAAAAGGTCATTGCTTGGTGGATTGGTGGGAACCCAGAACAGTtgggcatgaaaaaaaaaacaaattcctatctttaaaaaatatgagaGTCCCTAAGAATTGAATGCTGTATATGTATTTAGACTGAAGAAATAAACACGAGCAGTGGTAGTAGTCGTAGTAATATTAGCAGTACCAGTATTGCATTATAGCAATTGGTTTGTaacttttagtgtttttttattattagttgtcctaataatttattataactaaattaaaatacGTGTACCTAAATACAATGTGCTTTATTTCTCAGCGATGACGGTGGCACCACTGACCAAAGTTCCCTGTGACGTTGTTATGAAAGGCTCAGACGGTAACGTGGCGACCTCAAAGATCAACCTAACAGGTTCGACTCACAGTCCCGCCTCCTTATATTGTTCACTGGTCGACCAGGCGTATTTTGTCCGCCTATCTTTTAATCATTGGCAGATATCCTTACAGTTTCCCCACAGTCTGGAGCATCAACAGTTGCATTCAGTCCCGCCTCCGTGCGCTGTGGAATTTTAGGGATCAGAGAACTGCCATATTAGTTGTGGCACAATAACAATTCAAGTACAGTGAAGCATCCTGTTACAAGCACACAGTAAATTGCATTGCATCATCTTTGGGTATGAAATGTAGCGACTGTAAAATTAAAGAAGGAAACTGAATACATTGCATAACACAACTGCTTCAATGAAAGCTACAACATCACCCAAACTACAATGAATACATTGATCAACAGTAGCtatacaaacataataataataataataataataataagaataaagaagaagaagaagaagaagaagaagaagaagaagaagtgatTATGAAAAGACAATGTAAAGGACATGATTATTTCAGATACAATAGACAACATTgtaaaatataagtgatacaatagtacttaaaaaaaaaaaactgctaataaataaataataataataataatagcagttaCAAACACCttcacatttacacaaaaaatgttacacagtgtatgTACAATTTTGTAATCTATAGTGAAGCAGTAAATATAGCTAAACTCTATAGCCAAATTTTCTGACAAAGAATACCACCCAATGAATTGTTTATGAGCACGTatcttttgtaaa contains:
- the mrpl48 gene encoding 39S ribosomal protein L48, mitochondrial, with translation MTPLLTKALFVRNEKVLQQAVSVFRLAVSNPRPVIGCVLQSSERQYRSMPTHGIGRYKYLLPKEVPKKKKEKLQVKAIKTGTDMEYGVLNVQVSGHDMTIVEHYSQYVHNLCNRLKIKVDESYALPTKCTEVMLLQEQGTKMFADAVLSTHGRIVQLSGLSSTLAPIFLEVLLRNQPEGVQLSIKEHTEADFYARFKARPELEELIAQIN